A stretch of the Capsicum annuum cultivar UCD-10X-F1 chromosome 8, UCD10Xv1.1, whole genome shotgun sequence genome encodes the following:
- the LOC107840127 gene encoding fatty acid amide hydrolase isoform X1, with translation MLLRIMGNKRAMKPASEVDLKAVKYISESIQAPHLTGLWFKLFVKLIEVPGIGSLIVNYLKNENKFDEILKYTVIPEGPMFKPEFPPQEPEHAVVSLEEDVKPEDRVELALKCLPEYDPASNWCGDSTASFRYWKIRDYAYAYRSKFTTPSMVAERFISAIEEFNNKNPTAPLLISFDPDELRKQAAASTQRFEQGNPLSILDGIFMAIKDDIDCYPHPSKGMYFKFSSSSHRVLLPDLVIYLMQTGATTWIHEVREVKKDAVSVSRLRKCGAIFVGKANMHELGMGTTGNNANHGTARNPHDPDRYTGGSSSGPAAIVASGLCSAALGTDGGGSVRIPASLCGVVGLKSTFGRTGMTGSICEDSTVAIIGPIATTVEDTILVYAAMLGSCPADRIPLRPPLPCVPNFSSQESLQSVESLRLGKYTEWFNDVFSTDISDKCTNVLRRLSQKHGCKTIEIVIPDLHEMNIAHVVSIGSESLSALSPDYYDGKGERLTYDTRTNMALFRSFTAADYVAAQRLRRRLMYFHMEIFKKVDIIVTPTTGMAAPRISPSALKVGETNLQVTENLMRFTTTANLLGLPAVTVPIGYDKQGLPIGMQLIGRPWCEASILRLAAAIEETCAAPVKKPVQYYDILKGN, from the exons ATGTTATTGAGAATAATGGGGAACAAACGAGCGATGAAACCGGCTAGTGAAGTTGACCTGAAGGCGGTGAAGTACATATCGGAGAGTATTCAAG CTCCACATTTGACTGGTTTGTGGTTCAAGTTATTTGTGAAGCTGATTGAAGTACCGGGTATTGGATCTTTGATTGTGAATTACCTCAAGAATGAAAACAAATTCGATgag ATACTGAAGTACACTGTCATACCGGAGGGTCCTATGTTTAAACCTGAATTTCCTCCTCAAG AGCCAGAACATGCTGTTGTCAGCCTGGAAGAAGACGTGAAACCTGAAGACCGGGTTGAGCTAGCCTTGAAGTGTCTTCCAGAATATGATCCAGCTAGCAATTGGTGTGGTGATTCAACTGCATCATTTCGCTATTGGAAGATTCGCGATTATGCATATGCATACAGATCTAAGTTTACAACACCATCTATG GTTGCAGAGCGCTTCATCTCAGCCATTGAGGAGTTCAACAATAAGAATCCCACAGCCCCACTATTAATTTCTTTTGACCCTGACGAATTAAGAAAGCAAGCTGCTGCTTCTACACAGAGATTTGAACAAG GGAATCCACTGTCAATCTTGGATGGGATTTTCATGGCTATCAAAGACGACATAGATTGCTATCCTCACCCTTCAAAGGGTATGTATTTTAAGTTTTCATCATCTTCGCACCGAGTCCTATTGCCGGATTTAGTTATATACTTAATGCAAACAGGAGCAACTACATGGATTCATGAGGTTCGTGAGGTAAAGAAAGATGCGGTTTCTGTGTCAAGATTACGAAAATGTGGTGCAATTTTTGTTGGAAAGGCAAACATGCATGAGTTGGGAATGGGAACTACCGGAAATAACGCAAACCATGG GACTGCACGAAACCCACATGATCCAGATAGGTACACAGGAGGGTCTTCCTCAGGCCCTGCAGCTATTGTGGCTTCGGGACTGTGTTCCGCTGCTTTGGGGACGGATGGAGGAG GTTCAGTTCGGATTCCTGCTTCCCTTTGTGGTGTTGTGGGATTGAAGTCGACATTTGGTCGAACTGGCATGACCGG GTCAATATGTGAGGATAGCACGGTGGCAATTATTGGACCAATCGCCACAACCGTTGAGGACACCATACTTGT GTATGCAGCAATGTTGGGGTCCTGTCCTGCAGATAGAATCCCCTTGAGACCG CCCCTCCCTTGTGTACCAAATTTCTCTTCACAAGAGAGCTTGCAATCTGTGGAATCACTGCGCCTTGGAAAATATACAGAG TGGTTTAATGATGTCTTCTCAACTGATATATCTGACAAGTGCACGAATGTTCTCAGACGGTTATCACAAAAGCATGGATGCAAA ACGATAGAGATTGTAATACCAGATTTGCATGAGATGAACATAGCTCATGTTGTTTCTATTGGGTCTGAATCATTATCTGCACTGAGTCCAGACTATTATGATGG GAAAGGAGAGAGATTGACCTACGATACTCGCACCAATATGGCACTTTTTCGTTCATTTACAGCAGCAGATTATGTTGCTGCTCAGCGGCTTAG ACGGAGGTTAATGTATTTCCATATGGAGATTTTCAAGAAGGTGGATATCATTGTGACACCTACTACTGG CATGGCAGCACCCAGAATTTCACCAAGTGCTCTTAAAGTTGGGGAGACTAATTTGCAAGTTACAG AAAATCTTATGCGGTTTACAACAACAGCAAATCTTCTCGGACTTCCTGCAGTTACTGTCCCT ATTGGTTACGACAAACAAGGGCTTCCCATAGGTATGCAACTCATTGGCCGGCCCTGGTGTGAAGCTTCCATTTTGCGTTTGGCTGCTGCAATTGAG GAAACCTGTGCTGCGCCTGTGAAGAAGCCAGTGCAATATTATGACATTTTGAAAGGGAACTAG
- the LOC107840127 gene encoding fatty acid amide hydrolase isoform X3 — MLLRIMGNKRAMKPASEVDLKAVKYISESIQAPHLTGLWFKLFVKLIEVPGIGSLIVNYLKNENKFDEILKYTVIPEGPMFKPEFPPQDTFLTVEPEHAVVSLEEDVKPEDRVELALKCLPEYDPASNWCGDSTASFRYWKIRDYAYAYRSKFTTPSMVAERFISAIEEFNNKNPTAPLLISFDPDELRKQAAASTQRFEQGNPLSILDGIFMAIKDDIDCYPHPSKGATTWIHEVREVKKDAVSVSRLRKCGAIFVGKANMHELGMGTTGNNANHGTARNPHDPDRYTGGSSSGPAAIVASGLCSAALGTDGGGSVRIPASLCGVVGLKSTFGRTGMTGSICEDSTVAIIGPIATTVEDTILVYAAMLGSCPADRIPLRPPLPCVPNFSSQESLQSVESLRLGKYTEWFNDVFSTDISDKCTNVLRRLSQKHGCKTIEIVIPDLHEMNIAHVVSIGSESLSALSPDYYDGKGERLTYDTRTNMALFRSFTAADYVAAQRLRRRLMYFHMEIFKKVDIIVTPTTGMAAPRISPSALKVGETNLQVTENLMRFTTTANLLGLPAVTVPIGYDKQGLPIGMQLIGRPWCEASILRLAAAIEETCAAPVKKPVQYYDILKGN; from the exons ATGTTATTGAGAATAATGGGGAACAAACGAGCGATGAAACCGGCTAGTGAAGTTGACCTGAAGGCGGTGAAGTACATATCGGAGAGTATTCAAG CTCCACATTTGACTGGTTTGTGGTTCAAGTTATTTGTGAAGCTGATTGAAGTACCGGGTATTGGATCTTTGATTGTGAATTACCTCAAGAATGAAAACAAATTCGATgag ATACTGAAGTACACTGTCATACCGGAGGGTCCTATGTTTAAACCTGAATTTCCTCCTCAAG ATACTTTCCTGACTGTAGAGCCAGAACATGCTGTTGTCAGCCTGGAAGAAGACGTGAAACCTGAAGACCGGGTTGAGCTAGCCTTGAAGTGTCTTCCAGAATATGATCCAGCTAGCAATTGGTGTGGTGATTCAACTGCATCATTTCGCTATTGGAAGATTCGCGATTATGCATATGCATACAGATCTAAGTTTACAACACCATCTATG GTTGCAGAGCGCTTCATCTCAGCCATTGAGGAGTTCAACAATAAGAATCCCACAGCCCCACTATTAATTTCTTTTGACCCTGACGAATTAAGAAAGCAAGCTGCTGCTTCTACACAGAGATTTGAACAAG GGAATCCACTGTCAATCTTGGATGGGATTTTCATGGCTATCAAAGACGACATAGATTGCTATCCTCACCCTTCAAAGG GAGCAACTACATGGATTCATGAGGTTCGTGAGGTAAAGAAAGATGCGGTTTCTGTGTCAAGATTACGAAAATGTGGTGCAATTTTTGTTGGAAAGGCAAACATGCATGAGTTGGGAATGGGAACTACCGGAAATAACGCAAACCATGG GACTGCACGAAACCCACATGATCCAGATAGGTACACAGGAGGGTCTTCCTCAGGCCCTGCAGCTATTGTGGCTTCGGGACTGTGTTCCGCTGCTTTGGGGACGGATGGAGGAG GTTCAGTTCGGATTCCTGCTTCCCTTTGTGGTGTTGTGGGATTGAAGTCGACATTTGGTCGAACTGGCATGACCGG GTCAATATGTGAGGATAGCACGGTGGCAATTATTGGACCAATCGCCACAACCGTTGAGGACACCATACTTGT GTATGCAGCAATGTTGGGGTCCTGTCCTGCAGATAGAATCCCCTTGAGACCG CCCCTCCCTTGTGTACCAAATTTCTCTTCACAAGAGAGCTTGCAATCTGTGGAATCACTGCGCCTTGGAAAATATACAGAG TGGTTTAATGATGTCTTCTCAACTGATATATCTGACAAGTGCACGAATGTTCTCAGACGGTTATCACAAAAGCATGGATGCAAA ACGATAGAGATTGTAATACCAGATTTGCATGAGATGAACATAGCTCATGTTGTTTCTATTGGGTCTGAATCATTATCTGCACTGAGTCCAGACTATTATGATGG GAAAGGAGAGAGATTGACCTACGATACTCGCACCAATATGGCACTTTTTCGTTCATTTACAGCAGCAGATTATGTTGCTGCTCAGCGGCTTAG ACGGAGGTTAATGTATTTCCATATGGAGATTTTCAAGAAGGTGGATATCATTGTGACACCTACTACTGG CATGGCAGCACCCAGAATTTCACCAAGTGCTCTTAAAGTTGGGGAGACTAATTTGCAAGTTACAG AAAATCTTATGCGGTTTACAACAACAGCAAATCTTCTCGGACTTCCTGCAGTTACTGTCCCT ATTGGTTACGACAAACAAGGGCTTCCCATAGGTATGCAACTCATTGGCCGGCCCTGGTGTGAAGCTTCCATTTTGCGTTTGGCTGCTGCAATTGAG GAAACCTGTGCTGCGCCTGTGAAGAAGCCAGTGCAATATTATGACATTTTGAAAGGGAACTAG
- the LOC107840127 gene encoding fatty acid amide hydrolase isoform X4: MLLRIMGNKRAMKPASEVDLKAVKYISESIQAPHLTGLWFKLFVKLIEVPGIGSLIVNYLKNENKFDEILKYTVIPEGPMFKPEFPPQEPEHAVVSLEEDVKPEDRVELALKCLPEYDPASNWCGDSTASFRYWKIRDYAYAYRSKFTTPSMVAERFISAIEEFNNKNPTAPLLISFDPDELRKQAAASTQRFEQGNPLSILDGIFMAIKDDIDCYPHPSKGATTWIHEVREVKKDAVSVSRLRKCGAIFVGKANMHELGMGTTGNNANHGTARNPHDPDRYTGGSSSGPAAIVASGLCSAALGTDGGGSVRIPASLCGVVGLKSTFGRTGMTGSICEDSTVAIIGPIATTVEDTILVYAAMLGSCPADRIPLRPPLPCVPNFSSQESLQSVESLRLGKYTEWFNDVFSTDISDKCTNVLRRLSQKHGCKTIEIVIPDLHEMNIAHVVSIGSESLSALSPDYYDGKGERLTYDTRTNMALFRSFTAADYVAAQRLRRRLMYFHMEIFKKVDIIVTPTTGMAAPRISPSALKVGETNLQVTENLMRFTTTANLLGLPAVTVPIGYDKQGLPIGMQLIGRPWCEASILRLAAAIEETCAAPVKKPVQYYDILKGN, translated from the exons ATGTTATTGAGAATAATGGGGAACAAACGAGCGATGAAACCGGCTAGTGAAGTTGACCTGAAGGCGGTGAAGTACATATCGGAGAGTATTCAAG CTCCACATTTGACTGGTTTGTGGTTCAAGTTATTTGTGAAGCTGATTGAAGTACCGGGTATTGGATCTTTGATTGTGAATTACCTCAAGAATGAAAACAAATTCGATgag ATACTGAAGTACACTGTCATACCGGAGGGTCCTATGTTTAAACCTGAATTTCCTCCTCAAG AGCCAGAACATGCTGTTGTCAGCCTGGAAGAAGACGTGAAACCTGAAGACCGGGTTGAGCTAGCCTTGAAGTGTCTTCCAGAATATGATCCAGCTAGCAATTGGTGTGGTGATTCAACTGCATCATTTCGCTATTGGAAGATTCGCGATTATGCATATGCATACAGATCTAAGTTTACAACACCATCTATG GTTGCAGAGCGCTTCATCTCAGCCATTGAGGAGTTCAACAATAAGAATCCCACAGCCCCACTATTAATTTCTTTTGACCCTGACGAATTAAGAAAGCAAGCTGCTGCTTCTACACAGAGATTTGAACAAG GGAATCCACTGTCAATCTTGGATGGGATTTTCATGGCTATCAAAGACGACATAGATTGCTATCCTCACCCTTCAAAGG GAGCAACTACATGGATTCATGAGGTTCGTGAGGTAAAGAAAGATGCGGTTTCTGTGTCAAGATTACGAAAATGTGGTGCAATTTTTGTTGGAAAGGCAAACATGCATGAGTTGGGAATGGGAACTACCGGAAATAACGCAAACCATGG GACTGCACGAAACCCACATGATCCAGATAGGTACACAGGAGGGTCTTCCTCAGGCCCTGCAGCTATTGTGGCTTCGGGACTGTGTTCCGCTGCTTTGGGGACGGATGGAGGAG GTTCAGTTCGGATTCCTGCTTCCCTTTGTGGTGTTGTGGGATTGAAGTCGACATTTGGTCGAACTGGCATGACCGG GTCAATATGTGAGGATAGCACGGTGGCAATTATTGGACCAATCGCCACAACCGTTGAGGACACCATACTTGT GTATGCAGCAATGTTGGGGTCCTGTCCTGCAGATAGAATCCCCTTGAGACCG CCCCTCCCTTGTGTACCAAATTTCTCTTCACAAGAGAGCTTGCAATCTGTGGAATCACTGCGCCTTGGAAAATATACAGAG TGGTTTAATGATGTCTTCTCAACTGATATATCTGACAAGTGCACGAATGTTCTCAGACGGTTATCACAAAAGCATGGATGCAAA ACGATAGAGATTGTAATACCAGATTTGCATGAGATGAACATAGCTCATGTTGTTTCTATTGGGTCTGAATCATTATCTGCACTGAGTCCAGACTATTATGATGG GAAAGGAGAGAGATTGACCTACGATACTCGCACCAATATGGCACTTTTTCGTTCATTTACAGCAGCAGATTATGTTGCTGCTCAGCGGCTTAG ACGGAGGTTAATGTATTTCCATATGGAGATTTTCAAGAAGGTGGATATCATTGTGACACCTACTACTGG CATGGCAGCACCCAGAATTTCACCAAGTGCTCTTAAAGTTGGGGAGACTAATTTGCAAGTTACAG AAAATCTTATGCGGTTTACAACAACAGCAAATCTTCTCGGACTTCCTGCAGTTACTGTCCCT ATTGGTTACGACAAACAAGGGCTTCCCATAGGTATGCAACTCATTGGCCGGCCCTGGTGTGAAGCTTCCATTTTGCGTTTGGCTGCTGCAATTGAG GAAACCTGTGCTGCGCCTGTGAAGAAGCCAGTGCAATATTATGACATTTTGAAAGGGAACTAG
- the LOC107840127 gene encoding fatty acid amide hydrolase isoform X2, with translation MLLRIMGNKRAMKPASEVDLKAVKYISESIQAPHLTGLWFKLFVKLIEVPGIGSLIVNYLKNENKFDEILKYTVIPEGPMFKPEFPPQVLDTFLTVEPEHAVVSLEEDVKPEDRVELALKCLPEYDPASNWCGDSTASFRYWKIRDYAYAYRSKFTTPSMVAERFISAIEEFNNKNPTAPLLISFDPDELRKQAAASTQRFEQGNPLSILDGIFMAIKDDIDCYPHPSKGATTWIHEVREVKKDAVSVSRLRKCGAIFVGKANMHELGMGTTGNNANHGTARNPHDPDRYTGGSSSGPAAIVASGLCSAALGTDGGGSVRIPASLCGVVGLKSTFGRTGMTGSICEDSTVAIIGPIATTVEDTILVYAAMLGSCPADRIPLRPPLPCVPNFSSQESLQSVESLRLGKYTEWFNDVFSTDISDKCTNVLRRLSQKHGCKTIEIVIPDLHEMNIAHVVSIGSESLSALSPDYYDGKGERLTYDTRTNMALFRSFTAADYVAAQRLRRRLMYFHMEIFKKVDIIVTPTTGMAAPRISPSALKVGETNLQVTENLMRFTTTANLLGLPAVTVPIGYDKQGLPIGMQLIGRPWCEASILRLAAAIEETCAAPVKKPVQYYDILKGN, from the exons ATGTTATTGAGAATAATGGGGAACAAACGAGCGATGAAACCGGCTAGTGAAGTTGACCTGAAGGCGGTGAAGTACATATCGGAGAGTATTCAAG CTCCACATTTGACTGGTTTGTGGTTCAAGTTATTTGTGAAGCTGATTGAAGTACCGGGTATTGGATCTTTGATTGTGAATTACCTCAAGAATGAAAACAAATTCGATgag ATACTGAAGTACACTGTCATACCGGAGGGTCCTATGTTTAAACCTGAATTTCCTCCTCAAG TGCTAGATACTTTCCTGACTGTAGAGCCAGAACATGCTGTTGTCAGCCTGGAAGAAGACGTGAAACCTGAAGACCGGGTTGAGCTAGCCTTGAAGTGTCTTCCAGAATATGATCCAGCTAGCAATTGGTGTGGTGATTCAACTGCATCATTTCGCTATTGGAAGATTCGCGATTATGCATATGCATACAGATCTAAGTTTACAACACCATCTATG GTTGCAGAGCGCTTCATCTCAGCCATTGAGGAGTTCAACAATAAGAATCCCACAGCCCCACTATTAATTTCTTTTGACCCTGACGAATTAAGAAAGCAAGCTGCTGCTTCTACACAGAGATTTGAACAAG GGAATCCACTGTCAATCTTGGATGGGATTTTCATGGCTATCAAAGACGACATAGATTGCTATCCTCACCCTTCAAAGG GAGCAACTACATGGATTCATGAGGTTCGTGAGGTAAAGAAAGATGCGGTTTCTGTGTCAAGATTACGAAAATGTGGTGCAATTTTTGTTGGAAAGGCAAACATGCATGAGTTGGGAATGGGAACTACCGGAAATAACGCAAACCATGG GACTGCACGAAACCCACATGATCCAGATAGGTACACAGGAGGGTCTTCCTCAGGCCCTGCAGCTATTGTGGCTTCGGGACTGTGTTCCGCTGCTTTGGGGACGGATGGAGGAG GTTCAGTTCGGATTCCTGCTTCCCTTTGTGGTGTTGTGGGATTGAAGTCGACATTTGGTCGAACTGGCATGACCGG GTCAATATGTGAGGATAGCACGGTGGCAATTATTGGACCAATCGCCACAACCGTTGAGGACACCATACTTGT GTATGCAGCAATGTTGGGGTCCTGTCCTGCAGATAGAATCCCCTTGAGACCG CCCCTCCCTTGTGTACCAAATTTCTCTTCACAAGAGAGCTTGCAATCTGTGGAATCACTGCGCCTTGGAAAATATACAGAG TGGTTTAATGATGTCTTCTCAACTGATATATCTGACAAGTGCACGAATGTTCTCAGACGGTTATCACAAAAGCATGGATGCAAA ACGATAGAGATTGTAATACCAGATTTGCATGAGATGAACATAGCTCATGTTGTTTCTATTGGGTCTGAATCATTATCTGCACTGAGTCCAGACTATTATGATGG GAAAGGAGAGAGATTGACCTACGATACTCGCACCAATATGGCACTTTTTCGTTCATTTACAGCAGCAGATTATGTTGCTGCTCAGCGGCTTAG ACGGAGGTTAATGTATTTCCATATGGAGATTTTCAAGAAGGTGGATATCATTGTGACACCTACTACTGG CATGGCAGCACCCAGAATTTCACCAAGTGCTCTTAAAGTTGGGGAGACTAATTTGCAAGTTACAG AAAATCTTATGCGGTTTACAACAACAGCAAATCTTCTCGGACTTCCTGCAGTTACTGTCCCT ATTGGTTACGACAAACAAGGGCTTCCCATAGGTATGCAACTCATTGGCCGGCCCTGGTGTGAAGCTTCCATTTTGCGTTTGGCTGCTGCAATTGAG GAAACCTGTGCTGCGCCTGTGAAGAAGCCAGTGCAATATTATGACATTTTGAAAGGGAACTAG